The following nucleotide sequence is from Mangifera indica cultivar Alphonso chromosome 1, CATAS_Mindica_2.1, whole genome shotgun sequence.
CCTTACAAGATGGAAGCCCATTATTTAGAAAGAACGAGTCAGATCAAAGCTCTTGATTGACTTTTAGTATCATCAACACTGCTGAAGAAATTCTTTTCAAGTGCTGAAACCACTCACAGCATATCCTCCATCAACAAAGACAATCTGCCCTGTGATATATGAAGCAGCAGGGAAGCAAAGGAATGCCACCAGTGATGAAACTTCATCAGGTTCTCCCGGGCGGTGCATTGGGGTTCGAGACATCATATCATCATAACCATTCTTGTTCTTAGGATCTTCCTGTGAAAAGAGAAACTTTAATTTAGTGTAGCAGAATTGTAAAACCTCGATGGATTCATAAAAAAGTGAGGGGCTTATACCATCATGGCTTTCGGTCTTACTGTTCTGATTAAGCCAGGAGCAACAGTATTAACACGAATGTTATCTTTTGCCCACTCACAGGCCAAGTTCTTTGTAACCTGATTCATTGCTCCTGAGgggaaaaaaacataaaaagatcaGCTGATATGTGATTCCTGGAATCATAATGACtaaatatgttaataaaatGATACCTTTAGATGCTGCATAAACAGATGAAAGAGGTATAGCCACAGAACTTGCAATGGAGGAATTAAATACAATGCTTCCATATCCTGAAGCTTTCAAAAGGGGGTGTGCAAGTTGACATAAGTGGTAAGCAGACTCAAAATTTGTAACCATAATAGTTGAGAAATCTTCAGCTGTGAATTCCACAGCTTCTTTACGGATAGTTGTCCCAACATTATTCACCTAAGCAAATCCATCATTTCTATTAGAAAAGTGTGTAAATTGGAGAAGAGAGAGATCCCAACACACTTACAAGGATGTTGAGCTTTCCCTGGAAGAGAGAGGAGACAGTTTCCATCAATTTCTCCCTTTGGTCACGGTAAAACAGGTCACACACTGATCCTGTCACTGTAAAACGCCTGCTTTTCCATTGTTGTAGACATTGATCAAGTTCTTTTTGGCTACGGCCGCAAGTGTGAACAACTGCGCCAAACCCAGCTAGTTCTTCTACAATTGCATATCtaagaacataaaaaaaatcagGGCTTTCAGAAAAATTGATtaatggaaaagaaaatgaaaagttaaTGTTGAGGTCGCTAACCCTATGCCTCGGCTTCCACCGGTGACTAAAGCGGTCATTCCTTTGAGAGACCACCGCCTTCCTTTGCTGTTGATGTCTACTTCAGTCATGTTCTTCTTTGACCATAATCAAATTCTTGAGATCGAAGACTAGAAGTTGGAGATATGAACTAAAGTGGATGTGTAAAAGTAGAAACAACAGACCCCCATTGACAGATGAAAGGCTGCATGGCTTCCACATGTCAAAGCTTATCAAATGTTTGGTGACTCTTGTGTTTTTCCAGGATGGCAGATGCGTCTGGTTATAATAATGGTGTAGAGTGTAGAGTTGCAAGTAAGCTTGTTTTTCCTTGAAATAGAATAATTGGATGGAAGTGGAAACTCCACATTATGCGCATGATTTGCATCCACTAAACCCATAAAGTAAAAGTGACAATAAAGATTAAAGAAAGACCCACTAGCTAATACATAAAGAGAAACTATGGGATAATGGACAAATGACACTTAGGGACCAAGTTGGGAGGCTTATTTAACCCATTACAACTTGATCATTTGTTGAGTAAACAAATAAACTACATTGGTATAGCTAAGTCCCTTGATAAAGTCATCCATCAACGGCTTGATCATTGGTTGAGCAATATTTTATCTTGACCAATCCTTTAGTGACAActtctttaattaaataaagtttaatGTGCTTTGTTctttaatgaaatatgagatttttaatcATTGAAATTATTGCTTTATTGTCACAAAAACCTCCAttgttttttcttgaatttagtGTAAATCTTTCTTGATTGTTCATATCCAAATTGCTTGACATACAGTTGAAGTGGCAACATACTCAAGTTCATAAGATAGTGAGTTCTTGCATTCTTAGAACTTTGTGACATCGCTTATAAACCAAGACTAGAAATAAAATtgctaaataattaaaattagaaattggTCAGTATTATCTAGAGTACAAAATAGATTccaaattctaaaattatttttaacgaTTAAAAAGCAATTTAGAATACTATATAAATATCATGTGTAACATTCCTCCAtagaagtactatccatcgaagaagaaatgttacgaattaatatccggagcgtctatataatttttttcttttaaaatactttaaaataaacgcatcactaaaaatgtttagaaagtattccaagaaaactgaaaatctggaagcgaacaaaagatgtatatattcatatgaAACTCATTTGAAAGCGTCTGAAAGCAgaaagtaatcatatacaactatacaatcatctcaaaaggtcaaaagtcgacCAGAACATGccattgtatgcatgtaatataaaccagagataacctgctccagtcggatctatcttcgcttacctgaccctgcctcgcagctacctcgatcacctatacctacaatcatgaaagaaaagaaagtgagtgataagaacactcagtaaggggaaaaattaagtaaactatttcctttcttgttctaactcacttttaggactcaacctcactcataacccctataagaaatcgaggggataatctagttcattctttactatttaggtcatactttgtctcatttagtgtctatttgatactttatggaagctaactatagagatttgacacttttctaagctcgagctctctttctttctttcactacaccatttttgaatctgaattgagttcTACTGCGAGCATGTTCTACTGTGAGCGGACCCTATTGGGGGTCTATGTCTTACTGCGGACGTGTAGTGTAAAGTATCCCCTCATAATTCATAACATGCAtacgtgtcttatatcttactaatcttgcttccatctaaatctattcataattcACCAGACCATATTCTTgagacgacccctgaatcttgagtcccaaattcattttcttgtttttctttattttctttttcttttctttttctctcttttctttcctttcctttcctttcctttccaaaactgtgaaatattgttcacaaccctgttcatttgataAGGCAGCCTTctgtttcatacaatttcacagttcAAACGGtgtttaattcatacaagctatatatcattgaaaagaggattcaaagatatttccaacaaactatatccaacaagctataatagcactcataattcattagataagacagtcaaaaggtgagatgaaattagtgacAAAAAATGGACTTCTCTGTTTATGTGATAAAGCagcccttgtggttcatacaatatttaacaatccaaatgatcctcaatttatacaagctatatatcattgaaaatagaattcagagagctttccaacaagctataatagcactcataatttattagataagacagtcaaaacgtgagatgaaatcagtgaccAAAAACGGACTCCTCTGTTTATGTGGTAAAACagcccttgtggttcatacaatatttaacaatccaaatgatccccaatttatacaagctatatatcattgaaaagagaattcagagagctttccaaaaagatataatagcactcataattcatcagttaagacagccaaaacatgggacgaattCAGTgataaaactgtaaatattatacaactctctgccattaacaaaatcacacacataaacacccaaaatggcaaaacaacatttcccaacttcaaaatcatcctttataacatagatc
It contains:
- the LOC123214515 gene encoding tropinone reductase homolog — encoded protein: MTEVDINSKGRRWSLKGMTALVTGGSRGIGYAIVEELAGFGAVVHTCGRSQKELDQCLQQWKSRRFTVTGSVCDLFYRDQREKLMETVSSLFQGKLNILVNNVGTTIRKEAVEFTAEDFSTIMVTNFESAYHLCQLAHPLLKASGYGSIVFNSSIASSVAIPLSSVYAASKGAMNQVTKNLACEWAKDNIRVNTVAPGLIRTVRPKAMMEDPKNKNGYDDMMSRTPMHRPGEPDEVSSLVAFLCFPAASYITGQIVFVDGGYAVSGFST